The Solanum pennellii chromosome 11, SPENNV200 sequence tctcgggcctcttccgGACGACCACCGATTTTAGTATGCACAAAATAACTCCTTTCTACCACAGAGTTCGGGACATCAGGATTGGCGTGGAAGTCCAATTCTGCAACATCTCCCCTGGTTCAGCATCACGAATGCCAGCTGGCTCGACCTCCTCCTCGATGATAGCATTGATCTCCTTGAAAAGGTCACAGATTCTTTCCCCACAGTCTTCAGGCTCGGCATGCTCCCGGACTGGAAAGGATTGATACAGATGCGGGATCGGTTTAGCCAACTCTTGATCCTTTTTCCTCTTCATCTTCACATCGTCATCTGTGGGGGTATACCCCAAACCATATTTGGATCCTTTAGCAAAGACTGGAACTGGCTCGATGATCCCTTGGGCATTTCTCCCCAATCCGAAACCTGGTTCGAATCCGTTCTGCAGCATTACCGTGGCGATCATTCTGTACACGGCCGGCATGGGAACCTGCGGGGCCAAATCCTCATCGGTGGTATTTACCAACTCCACCGTGTAAAAATCCAAACCTTGCGGCGTCTCGTCAAAGACCGGCACCTGCTTGCCTGAGTGGTTTCTTTCACCATGAATAACTAGCTTTTCATTTTTCCATACTAGTTTCATCATTTGGTGGAGAGTGGAGGGGACAGCTCCAGCCATGTGAATGAAtggccttcccaaaagaaggctaTAGCTGGTGTCGATATCCAACACTTAGAACTTCGCGTCGAACTCCGCGGGGCCCATTTGGAGGGTCAGGTTCACCGCCCCTAATGTGTCTCTTTGCACACCATCAAATGCTCTTACATTAACCTGGTTTTGCTCCAATTTTTCCGAGGTCAAACCTCAGCTGCTTCAATGTTGACAAGGGGCATATGTTCAAACCAGATCCATCATCTACCAAAATACGATTGACGACCTTTCCGCGGCATATCACAGTGACGTGTAGAGCTTTGTTATGGGATCTCCCTTCGGCCGGCAATTCATCATCGCAGAAGCTGATGCGGTGTCCCCGAATGACTTGGTGAATCATGGCAGCTACGTTGTCGCTGCTTGTACCTGAGGGCACGTACGTGTCATCCAGGGCTTTCATCAAAGCCTGTCTGTGGGACCAGGAGCTCATCAGTAGGGACCACACAGAAATCTGGGCTGGAGTCTTCTCCAAGTGCTTGACAATGGAGTAATCTTTAGGCTGCATTCTCCTCCAGAACTCCTCGGCCTCTTCTTCACTTATTGGTCTCTTGGCATGATCTTTCTTTTGTCCTCCAAGATCAAGCTCATCAGGAGTGTAGCATCTGCCAGATCTAGTCATGTCTTGGGCCACGGTCGTTTCTATGACAAACTTGGGTTTGGCGAGAGTCTTCGAGGGCACCAAGGCAACAGCCTTCGCAGGTGTCAGAATAACGAACTCTCCTTTTTCCCTTACGCTCAAAGAAGCGACAGCCTTTTCCAAGTCTTCCTGAGCAACAGGAGTAATCCTCTTGGTTTCACACCCATCTTCGTCTGTTTCtatcatgttgatgtttccaCCCCCATGATTCGGCAGCGGATTTGTATTGACGTTCGGCGCCGCAGGCTGGAGGGAGACCACTTCTTGGTCGATCAAATCCTGGATCTTGTGCTTAAGATCTATACAGTCTTCAGTGTCATGTccaacactgttggaatgataagcacatctctgCTTCGGTTTGTAGAATCTGGAGTTGACATCCACGGGCTTGGGCCCCATAGGGTGGATGTATCTGGCCGCGGATAATctttcgaacatcttggtcCTGCTTTCAGCCAACGCGGTAAAGTTTCTGGAGGGCTTCTTCTCAAACCTGGGACGAGAAGGATCATACCCGCTCTGTTGAGGGGGAGGAACTTGTTGATAATTGCGAGCATTTGGGCGAGGAGCTTGGGTTCTAGGGTAGGATTTGTCTGGTAATTTGGCACTGGAGCTTTGTAATTTGGGAGGGGGCTTTGATATGCtggagcttggacttgatatGTGGGGGAAGGTGCTCGATAGCTCGACTGCACGTTAGCACAGCTGGGAGCTATATTCTAGTAAGGGGGAGGAATTTGATAAGCTTGGGGGTAATTTGGGTATACGGAGGGAAAAATTTGGAGATTTGGGGATggattttgatatgaaaaaatTTGGGCATCTGGATAAGTGGGGGCAGCATTGTAATTGCCGGAATAATTCGATTGTGGACGATAGGCTTGGTGAGACTTTGGTGGAGGCTTGGAGCGATCTTGAGGACGCGATGAGTTTCTGGGGACTTTTCTCCCCCCGTATGAAATAGCGGCGACCTCCTCTCTCTTCTTCCTCATCAGTACGGAAGATCCAGGCGATGCGGACACTCGGGCTATCTTCCCCGACTTCAGGCcatcttcgatagtctcacccACTTTGACTATCTCGGCGAATTTGGCTCCGATCAACAGAATGATTTTGTCGTAATATTCGGGCTCCTGCACCCGTACGAACTCTTCCACAATCTCCTTTTCTGTCATCGGAGGCCTCACCCTCGCTGCCTCTTTTCTCCATCTGTAGGCAAATTCCCGATAGCTCTCCGTCGATTTCTGCTTCATTTTCTCTAAAGAGTACCGATCAGGGACTATCTCGACGTTGTACGCAAATCTATCAATGAAATCTTTAGCTAGTGCGCTCCAACTGGGCCATTGTCGAGTTTCGTGTGACGTAAACCATTCTAGGGCCTCACCGCACAGACTCCGACTGAACAACCTCATCAGTAAAGCTTCATCtttgccaactcccacgagTTGGTCGCAGTACGCTCTCAAATGCGCCATGGGGTTTCCCACTCCTCCGAAGGTATCAAACATCGGGATTTTGAACCCTTCAGGAAGGTTCAAGTCTGGGTGGATACACAGTTCTGCATAACTCAATCCGGCGACGTCTGGAATGCATTGCAACTCTTTCATTGCCCTTTTAATATCCTCCTTTATGTCAATATTTGTTTCTTCCTTTGCCCTCCACTCTCTCTCTTGCTCCTCGTAATGATCCAACTCGGAACCGTGCACCTCATACTCGGTCGGGACGGGGACTTGGAATGTGGTTCTTTTTGGGAGTGGTGGAGCTATGGAAGGGCTCGGGACGTTTTGTGCAGTTTGGTAGTTTTGTGGATAGTTTTGAGGACTGGTGTTTTGGGTCAAGTGGGGATGTGGTGTTTGGGGGTTAAAGGCGGTCGGATTTTGGTTCTGATTTCTAGGTGGTGGGGTTGTTTGAGTGCTCTAGGGGTGTGGTGGCATTTGTGGAGGGTTGTTTGGACGCGGTGAGGGAGTTTGATAGGATACTGAAGCATACTGGGGGTTTTGGGTTGTTAAATCTATCCCAGACTGGTTATGCACGGGTGTCGACGACTGGTTCTGAGTTGGATCCAAGTTGGACGAGGGACAGTACATCGGAGGTCTTGCGTCAACAAAATTAGGACCGAATCCGGGTGGAGGCGTGTCCTGCCTTCGCTGAATCTCGACTCTTATATCAGCTATCTGCTGCATCAGTTGCGCAATTTGTTCATTTTGTTCTGCCACGGTGGGCTGAGCCACCACAACATCAGTGAGGCTAACTTCATCATTGTTGTCTCCCATGGCTGTGTCTCTTCTGTCTGAGTTCGGTCCGGGGAAGGAATTTGCAGGACCTTTTGATCTGGTGAAGTAGGGGTGATCTGCCAGCTTttatcgacacagatcagttaaATGTACCTAAAAGGTGAAACAACTCAAAGTCAAGTTTGTTAGTGCATATTCGGAgtacaaaatacataatatcGCACAGAAGACAGATAAACAATAAGTCACTTCGTTTGAGGATATTTGAACCGACGAATGAGGACggaaatatattttgaacaaaCAAGAATTTGTTTGCTTAACGCTATCTCGGAAAGGCTGAATCACGTTGagctatggtcttcttgaaGCTGCTTTTCGATGCCCGTTGATCTTATCTTCATATCTTCGTAACACGGAGGAGAATGAAAATTTCAGCGATAGGGGCCGGGCCGggaaggctgcctacgtatctcacgaGGAGAATTCATGCCCAATGTAGTTCGAGTTAggatgaaatattttcattcattcattcgttgCGATTACAAGGGAATTGAAAAACAACATTGAAATTCCTAGAAGATGACAATAACATTTTGGTGGTTTCTCGTCCTGTGGATGCGTCATTCCTTTCCTTTCAAACAATCGGAAATGGAGGCTTGTAGACGATTTCCTCCTCATCGTCCTCCTCAATCAATTCATTGTCGGGGCCACTGTTATTGCTCCATGGTCACGAGCGAGGTATTTTACTCTCTTTAAGTTGCCACGGGTCGTCAATTCCTCATCGAGTGACGCACTTCTAGCCAACAGTACGGCAGTCTCAATATCTATCTTTGCTTCTCTTGCCTTTCCTTCGCGCACCTTCAAACGAAGCAAGTTCAACCTTTTCCTCAAGCTTTCGGTTTCCATCTCaacctctttctttctttttatctgCGATGCCAGATCCTCATCCAATGTCACGGCTGCAGCTTTGTAGATTGCCGTGGTCATGTATACTTTGAGTCCTTCCTCCTTAACCCTTTGAATTTCTCGAGTGACTCGTTCGATCTTTCTTCGCAACTCCTCTTCAGTGAGCTCCGTCTGGACGTTCTTGCCTTTGTCCATAGCGGTGATTCCCCTTTCCTGAGAAGATAGCGCGGCATTTAGGATTTATGGTATGGGAGATGGccttttgagtgagaaacttgagaCTTGAGaattttggtcggacatttATAACAGTGGCTTCCGTATATTCTTTAGAATTTCTGGCTAGGAGTGGGTTTACGATATCCTCATTCTAAGCAACATAAAACATAAGCATTTAAACACACACACATTTATTCGAATGTCAAACAATATGATGTGTCGTGAGGTCGAAGACCTTAGACACGATTTTGACGGTTTTTCTACTAAAATGGACTTAATACGCCTTGGGTATTAAGCCGTCCTAGGCTGATGCTTAACTCGGttttggtttcgctctatctTAGGCTTTCTAGAGTTGTTTTCAAATAgacggttacccgagtcggaAAAACATCGGGGTGGAGCTATCGAACAACACCGGATGACCGCATTCCGACTATTTGTTCGATAATCCCAAATGATTTCTTGGGTATATATGAAGGAAGTCGCGGTAAGCGGCGTAACTTCCGTTTCCTAATGCAAACTACTTGCCGTTTGGCGGAAGttatgccatgaaatgcaatatctagaaaattaaaacaacttAAGCAAATAGACAGTTATTACAAATAGTCAAATAAAGTTAATCTTTAGGGTTAGAATCCTCCTTCCCAcgcggagtcgccatttctgttttatcgaaaaaatattATCGAAAggagtttgttttgttttaaagatattttcgacattttaggagtcgccacttaatttttgagaaaaattaagaaaacttgttttcaaataattaaacagAAAATcgtttgaaaacttttaagggttcgggattccttttagcgtcttaggaaggtttcgaaaaagcacctaagacgctccgctaactacggttttccggcgattaactatttgactatttttatttaaactttgcGAATTTTGAAGTTAAACTTCCTAAAGTTTTTATCTAGATAAATTTACGAATTTGAaacaatatttattgttttaagattccgttaaagttaaactttttaaaactttaactCTAAGcaactttcaaatttaaaccTCTATCgttttaaagtttcaatttttagttttaagtttGATAAAGCAAAAGGCGTTCGATGGGGTTTGGAGTTTTCCAATCCTAGACTAACGACATTCAAACAAGATACgcaaacaaataataaagagggagagagagagagagagagagagatctgGGTCCAAGTTTttgggttctgttcgccttgaccgaatcttggacccacctgtttttgggtttttgacccattttttGTACCAATCCTAAtctaaacatacaaatataattacgaggaaataataaagaaaaaaaacaacaagggcttatgcccattacaaataaaacacaaaaaatataaaaaaagagaaacgtCTTCTAATCCTCTTCTTCCAACTCCTTCAATTCTTCAATCCTTTTACGC is a genomic window containing:
- the LOC107003791 gene encoding uncharacterized protein LOC107003791, which codes for MKELQCIPDVAGLSYAELCIHPDLNLPEGFKIPMFDTFGGVGNPMAHLRAYCDQLVGVGKDEALLMRLFSRSLCGEALEWFTSHETRQWPSWSALAKDFIDRFAYNVEIVPDRYSLEKMKQKSTESYREFAYRWRKEAARVRPPMTEKEIVEEFVRVQEPEYYDKIILLIGAKFAEIVKVGETIEDGLKSGKIARVSASPGSSVLMRKKREEVAAISYGGRKVPRNSSRPQDRSKPPPKSHQAYRPQSNYSVELSSTFPHISSPSSSISKPPPKLQSSSAKLPDKSYPRTQAPRPNARNYQQVPPPQQSGYDPSRPRFEKKPSRNFTALAESRTKMFERLSAARYIHPMGPKPVDVNSRFYKPKQRCAYHSNSVGHDTEDCIDLKHKIQDLIDQEVVSLQPAAPNVNTNPLPNHGGGNINMIETDEDGCETKRITPVAQEDLEKAVASLSVREKGEFVILTPAKAVALVPSKTLAKPKFVIETTVAQDMTRSGRCYTPDELDLGGQKKDHAKRPISEEEAEEFWRRMQPKDYSIVKHLEKTPAQISVWSLLMSSWSHRQALMKALDDTYVPSGTSSDNVAAMIHQVIRGHRISFCDDELPAEGRSHNKALHVTVICRGKVVNRILVDDGSGLNICPLSTLKQLRFDLGKIGAKPG